A genomic window from Vitis riparia cultivar Riparia Gloire de Montpellier isolate 1030 chromosome 16, EGFV_Vit.rip_1.0, whole genome shotgun sequence includes:
- the LOC117933349 gene encoding DNA mismatch repair protein MSH3-like yields MGKQKQQVISRFFAPKSKAPSSSSSSIPSSPSPSPSSLPNPPTPPPKISTTVTFSPSKRLPSSHVSPSTKHPKAPKISHPIDPSLHQKFVQKLLEPSSSTPTKLPLPTTKYTPLEQQVVDLKQKYPDVLLMVEVGYRYRFFGEDAEIAARVLGIYAHVDHNFLTPSIPTFRLNVHVRRLVSAGFKVGVVKQTETAAIKAHGSNKLGPFCRGLSALYTKATLEAAEDVGGGEEECGSYNNYLVCVVEKGISVENSKDCGVGGGFDVKIGIVAVKVSTGDVVHGEFNDNFMRAGLEAVILSMSPAELLLGYPLSKQTEKLLLAYAGPASNVRVERTSRDCFSDGGALAEVMSLHENLSEDSRADHQVDNTEVMEQENHCLAIED; encoded by the exons ATGGGAAAGCAGAAACAGCAGGTGATCTCCCGTTTCTTCGCTCCCAAATCTAAAGCcccttcatcatcttcatcttcaataCCATCATCAccatctccatctccatctTCGCTCCCAAACCCACCAACCCCTCCACCGAAAATCTCCACCACTGTCactttctctccttccaaacgcCTTCCTTCCTCCCACGTGTCCCCCTCCACCAAACACCCCAAAGCCCCCAAAATCTCTCACCCCATTGACCCCTCTCTCCACCAAAAGTTCGTACAGAAGCTTCTTGAGCCTTCTTCCTCAACACCCACAAAGCTCCCACTTCCAACCACCAAGTACACTCCACTAGAGCAACAAGTCGTGGACCTAAAGCAAAAATACCCAGATGTTCTATTGATGGTAGAAGTTGGGTATAGGTATAGATTCTTTGGTGAGGATGCTGAGATTGCAGCTAGGGTGTTGGGCATTTATGCTCATGTTGATCACAATTTCTTGACTCCTAGCATACCAACTTTTCGATTAAATGTCCATGTGAGGAGACTTGTCAGTGCAGGGTTTAAGGTAGGTGTTGTTAAGCAGACCGAAACTGCAGCCATTAAGGCGCATGGTTCGAATAAACTGGGACCCTTTTGCCGGGGTTTATCGGCATTGTACACGAAGGCGACGTTGGAGGCAGCAGAGGACGTGGGAGGTGGGGAAGAGGAATGTGGGTCTTATAATAATTACTTGGTTTGTGTAGTTGAGAAAGGGATTAGTgtagaaaatagtaaagattgTGGTGTTGGGGGTGGGTTTGATGTGAAAATTGGGATTGTTGCAGTTAAAGTATCAACGGGGGATGTTGTTCATGGGGAGTTCAATGATAATTTTATGAGGGCTGGGCTTGAGGCTGTGATTTTGAGCATGTCCCCTGCTGAATTGCTTCTTGGATACCCGCTCTCTAAACAAACAGAGAAG TTGCTATTAGCCTATGCTGGACCTGCATCAAATGTTCGTGTGGAGCGTACCTCAAGAGATTGCTTCAGTGATGGTGGAGCACTTGCTGAAGTTATGTCTTTACATGAGAACTTAAGTGAAGATAGTAGAGCTGATCATCAAGTGGACAACACAGAAGTGATGGAACAGGAAAATCATTGCCTGGCAATTGAG GATTGA
- the LOC117933701 gene encoding rust resistance kinase Lr10-like isoform X1, producing MLPISCLGGPGFQVYAVPSLANPSDAYLPSCSKMYNVAGAPYDVINSQENATQLTWTKLPHCEAEGATKKNKIVIGESLGSLFLVTLVFALYRVYSSNESKRQHKIKVIKFLEDYRALKPSRYSYNDIKRITDGFKEKLGEGGYGTIYKGKLSNEILVAVKMLNNSNGNGEEFINEVGTIGRIHHINVVRLIGFCSDGCRRALIYEFLPNESLEKFIFSNHSLGWEKLRDIAIGIAKGIEYLHQGCDQRILHFDIKPHNILLDHNFNPKISDFGLAKLCSKEQSAVSMSVIRGTMGYIAPEMISRNFGNVSYKSDVYSFGMLLIEMVGGRKNIDTAVKNTSQVYFPEWVYNRLDKREELHIPIEEENDGEIAKKLLIVGLWCIQWCPTNRPSMKFIIQMLEGEGNNLSMPPNPFTSMGPTRTSLNMHQQELAIISEIE from the exons ATGTTACCCATCTCTTGCCTTGGAGGGCCTGGCTTCCAAGTTTATGCTGTTCCTTCATTGGCCAACCCCAGTGACGCGTACCTACCATCTTGCAGCAAGATGTACAACGTCGCAGGAGCTCCTTATGACGTTATTAACTCACAGGAAAATGCTACTCAGCTGACATGGACCAAGTTGCCACACTGCGAAGCAGAAG gtgcaacaaaaaaaaataaaattgttatag GTGAAAGCCTTGGTTCCCTTTTTCTTGTGACACTTGTCTTTGCACTCTACCGAGTTTATAGCTCAAATGAATCGAAAAGACAACACAAAATAAAGGTTATAAAGTTCTTGGAAGATTACAGAGCCCTCAAGCCCTCAAGATACTCTTATAATGATATTAAGAGGATTACAGATGGGttcaaggaaaaattaggtGAAGGAGGTTATGGAACTATCTATAAAGGAAAGCTTTCTAATGAAATTCTTGTTGCCGTGAAGATGTTGAATAATTCTAATGGAAATGGTGAGGAGTTCATTAATGAAGTGGGAACAATAGGTAGAATCCACCATATCAATGTTGTTCGTTTGATTGGCTTCTGTTCTGATGGGTGTCGAAGAGCTCTTATCTATGAGTTCTTACCAAATGAGTCCCTAGagaaattcatattttcaaaccaTTCACTTGGTTGGGAAAAGCTTCGAGATATTGCTATAGGCATAGCCAAAGGAATTGAGTATCTTCACCAAGGATGTGATCAAAGAATCCTCCATTTCGACATCAAACCTCACAATATTTTGctagatcataattttaatcCAAAGATATCTGATTTTGGTCTAGCCAAATTGTGTTCTAAGGAGCAAAGTGCAGTTTCTATGAGTGTAATTAGGGGGACCATGGGTTATATTGCACCAGAAATGATATCTAGGAATTTTGGCAATGTTTCCTACAAGTcagatgtttatagttttggaatgttatTGATTGAAATGGTAGGAGGAAGGAAGAATATAGACACTGCGGTAAAGAACACTAGCCAAGTATATTTTCCAGAATGGGTTTATAATCGTCTGGATAAAAGGGAAGAGTTGCACATTCCAATTGAGGAAGAAAATGATGGTGAAATAGCAAAGAAACTATTAATTGTGGGACTTTGGTGTATTCAATGGTGCCCAACGAACCGTCCTtccatgaaatttattattcaaatgttAGAAGGAGAAGGAAACAATTTAAGTATGCCTCCAAACCCATTTACTTCCATGGGCCCAACAAGAACAAGTCTAAACATGCATCAACAAGAGTTGGCAATCATCTCAGAAATAGAGTAA
- the LOC117933099 gene encoding PR5-like receptor kinase, which produces MMLREENLVGVGLLTILHVCFLSVCVADKNQTFKSSCGDMNISDPFYLEDDYASDHSYLDLGLICENNRTMVNLDYGGKYHVADINYSSHTIRVVDPGLKKKGMGNCFSYPLYYFRMDQYPYEVPTNSSSVVFITCPWLITGDKIHNKYIPVIPCNTNRSSPFSQPYAYAIVGDLEFRDIPDSCILDGNIVTQSKAVAEGRHLSMSDLQEELLMGFELSFLYSICAIECEVKGLSCDLNFTSNTFKCSNSSAVEWIRKILTILIDILFYLYAYIWFPENFKIPGLGEALKNGDYGNIFASIGFWIFHKIVMINIGVRIVLGMFMFAYLIYKFRRRHLSLDDNIEEFLQNHKSLQLIKYSYYDIKKMTNSFKDKLGQGGFGSVYKGKLKSGRVVAVKVLVMSKVDGQDFINEVATIGRIHHINVVKLVGFCIEGSKWALIYDFMPNGSLDKFIFPKHENNTPLSWERLYKIALGVGRGIEYLHQGCDMKILHFDIKPHNILLDEDFTPKVSDFGLAKLYSTDESIVSLTKARGTMGYIAPELFYKNIGCISNKADVYSFGMLLMEMVGKRKNLNALADHSSQIYFPSWIYDKFDQGEEDIEMGDATDNEKISVKKMVIVALWCIQMKPTDRPSMSKTLKMLEGEIELLQMPPKPSLYYDELKVEDQVSNQVGVPVSSLNAMDTITLTGR; this is translated from the exons ATGATGTTGAGGGAAGAAAATCTTGTGGGAGTAGGGCTCCTAACAATCCTCCATGTGTGCTTCCTTTCTGTTTGCGTTGCTGATAAAAATCAGACCTTCAAATCTTCTTGCGGAGATATGAACATCAGTGACCCTTTCTATTTGGAAGATGATTATGCGTCTGACCACAGTTATCTTGACTTGGGATTGATCTGTGAAAATAATCGTACTATGGTAAACCTCGATTACGGCGGAAAATACCATGTTGCAGACATCAACTACAGTAGCCATACCATTCGGGTAGTGGATCCGGGCCTAAAGAAAAAGGGCATGGGAAACTGTTTCTCCTATCCTCTCTATTACTTCCGCATGGATCAGTATCCATATGAGGTTCCTACAAATTCCAGTTCTGTAGTTTTCATTACATGCCCATGGCTGATCACTGGTGACAAGATTCATAATAAGTATATTCCTGTCATTCCATGCAACACGAATCGCAGCTCCCCTTTCTCGCAACCATACGCGTATGCAATAGTTGGAGATTTGGAGTTCAGAGATATTCCCGATTCATGCATCTTGGACGGGAATATCGTCACTCAATCAAAGGCAGTTGCGGAGGGAAGACATTTATCAATGTCAGATTTGCAAGAAGAGCTACTCATGGGGTTTGAACTTTCATTTCTGTATTCCATCTGCGCCATAGAATGCGAAGTGAAAGGGCTATCCTGTGATCTGAATTTCACCAGCAATACTTTCAAATGCTCCAACTCCAGCGCCGTAGAAT GGATCCGGAAAATCTTGACAATCTTGATTGACATTCTGTTTTACTTATATG CATACATATGGTTTCccgaaaattttaaaattccag GACTTGGAGAAGCGCTCAAGAATGGCGACTATGGCAATATCTTTGCGTCCATTG GATTCTGGATATTTCATAAGATTG TCATGATAAACATTGGAGTACGAATTGTACTTGGGATGTTCATGTTTGCCTATTTAATCTACAAGTTTCGACGAAGACACTTATCATTAGATGATAATATTGAAGAATTCCTGCAAAATCACAAAAGTCTTCAACTCATAAAGTACTCTTATTATGATATAAAGAAGATGACCAACAGTTTCAAGGATAAATTAGGACAAGGAGGTTTTGGCTCTGTTTATAAAGGAAAGCTCAAGAGTGGTCGAGTTGTTGCAGTAAAAGTACTGGTTATGTCTAAAGTTGATGGGCAAGATTTTATCAATGAAGTGGCTACAATTGGAAGGATCCATCATATTAATGTGGTGAAACTTGTTGGATTTTGCATAGAAGGTTCAAAATGGGCTCTTATATATGACTTCATGCCTAATGGATCTCTTGATAAGTTTATTTTTCCGAAACATGAAAACAATACCCCCTTAAGTTGGGAGAGGTTGTATAAGATTGCACTTGGAGTAGGGCGTGGGATTGAATACTTACATCAAGGTTGTGATATGAAAATTctacattttgatatcaaaccaCACAATATTCTTCTCGATGAAGACTTCACTCCAAAAGTTTCAGATTTTGGCCTTGCAAAGTTGTATTCAACAGATGAAAGTATTGTTTCTCTCACCAAAGCAAGAGGAACAATGGGATACATTGCTCCAGAATTGTTCTACAAAAACATTGGATGCATATCAAATAAGGccgatgtttatagttttggaatgttgttgATGGAAATGGTGGGTAAAAGGAAGAATTTGAATGCATTAGCAGATCACTCAAGTCAAATATACTTCCCATCATGGATATATGATAAATTTGACCAAGGGGAGGAGGACATTGAAATGGGAGATGCCAcagataatgaaaaaatatctgtaaaaaaaatggtgatagTTGCATTATGGTGTATACAGATGAAGCCCACAGACCGTCCTTCCATGAGCAAAACATTGAAGATGCTAGAAGGTGAGATTGAACTCTTGCAAATGCCTCCTAAGCCTTCTCTATATTATGATGAATTGAAGGTAGAGGATCAGGTGAGCAATCAAGTAGGAGTACCAGTTTCATCACTTAATGCCATGGATACAATCACCTTAACCGGAAGGTAG
- the LOC117933701 gene encoding rust resistance kinase Lr10-like isoform X2, which translates to MLPISCLGGPGFQVYAVPSLANPSDAYLPSCSKMYNVAGAPYDVINSQENATQLTWTKLPHCEAEGESLGSLFLVTLVFALYRVYSSNESKRQHKIKVIKFLEDYRALKPSRYSYNDIKRITDGFKEKLGEGGYGTIYKGKLSNEILVAVKMLNNSNGNGEEFINEVGTIGRIHHINVVRLIGFCSDGCRRALIYEFLPNESLEKFIFSNHSLGWEKLRDIAIGIAKGIEYLHQGCDQRILHFDIKPHNILLDHNFNPKISDFGLAKLCSKEQSAVSMSVIRGTMGYIAPEMISRNFGNVSYKSDVYSFGMLLIEMVGGRKNIDTAVKNTSQVYFPEWVYNRLDKREELHIPIEEENDGEIAKKLLIVGLWCIQWCPTNRPSMKFIIQMLEGEGNNLSMPPNPFTSMGPTRTSLNMHQQELAIISEIE; encoded by the exons ATGTTACCCATCTCTTGCCTTGGAGGGCCTGGCTTCCAAGTTTATGCTGTTCCTTCATTGGCCAACCCCAGTGACGCGTACCTACCATCTTGCAGCAAGATGTACAACGTCGCAGGAGCTCCTTATGACGTTATTAACTCACAGGAAAATGCTACTCAGCTGACATGGACCAAGTTGCCACACTGCGAAGCAGAAG GTGAAAGCCTTGGTTCCCTTTTTCTTGTGACACTTGTCTTTGCACTCTACCGAGTTTATAGCTCAAATGAATCGAAAAGACAACACAAAATAAAGGTTATAAAGTTCTTGGAAGATTACAGAGCCCTCAAGCCCTCAAGATACTCTTATAATGATATTAAGAGGATTACAGATGGGttcaaggaaaaattaggtGAAGGAGGTTATGGAACTATCTATAAAGGAAAGCTTTCTAATGAAATTCTTGTTGCCGTGAAGATGTTGAATAATTCTAATGGAAATGGTGAGGAGTTCATTAATGAAGTGGGAACAATAGGTAGAATCCACCATATCAATGTTGTTCGTTTGATTGGCTTCTGTTCTGATGGGTGTCGAAGAGCTCTTATCTATGAGTTCTTACCAAATGAGTCCCTAGagaaattcatattttcaaaccaTTCACTTGGTTGGGAAAAGCTTCGAGATATTGCTATAGGCATAGCCAAAGGAATTGAGTATCTTCACCAAGGATGTGATCAAAGAATCCTCCATTTCGACATCAAACCTCACAATATTTTGctagatcataattttaatcCAAAGATATCTGATTTTGGTCTAGCCAAATTGTGTTCTAAGGAGCAAAGTGCAGTTTCTATGAGTGTAATTAGGGGGACCATGGGTTATATTGCACCAGAAATGATATCTAGGAATTTTGGCAATGTTTCCTACAAGTcagatgtttatagttttggaatgttatTGATTGAAATGGTAGGAGGAAGGAAGAATATAGACACTGCGGTAAAGAACACTAGCCAAGTATATTTTCCAGAATGGGTTTATAATCGTCTGGATAAAAGGGAAGAGTTGCACATTCCAATTGAGGAAGAAAATGATGGTGAAATAGCAAAGAAACTATTAATTGTGGGACTTTGGTGTATTCAATGGTGCCCAACGAACCGTCCTtccatgaaatttattattcaaatgttAGAAGGAGAAGGAAACAATTTAAGTATGCCTCCAAACCCATTTACTTCCATGGGCCCAACAAGAACAAGTCTAAACATGCATCAACAAGAGTTGGCAATCATCTCAGAAATAGAGTAA